Genomic segment of Pseudomonadota bacterium:
CCCCGATCCTCTCCGTCGGCAAAGCCGACGCAACGGACAGGCCTACTGGTTCATCGACATCAGGAATTCCTTGTTGGTCTTGCAGGGCGCCACCTTGTCGAGCAAAAACTCCATCGCGTCGATCTGGTTGAGCGGCTGGAGCATCTTGCGGAGTATCCAGACCTTGCCCAGCTCCTCCTCGTTGAGGAGCAGCTCCTCCTTGCGGGTCCCGGACTTGTTGATGTCCACGCACGGGAAGATGCGCTTCTCCATGAGCTTGCGGTCGAGGTGTATCTCCATGTTGCCCGTTCCCTTGAACTCCTCGAAGATGACCTCGTCCATGCGGCTGCCCGTGTCGATGAGCGCGGTGCCGATGATGGTGAGGCTGCCCCCCTCCTCGATGTTGCGCGCCGCGCCGAAGAAGCGCTTGGGCTTGTGCAGGGCGTTGGAGTCAACGCCGCCCGAGAGGATCTTGCCGGAGGGCGGGACCACAGAGTTGTAGGCGCGCGCGAGCCTCGTGATGGAATCCAGAAGGATCACCACGTCGTTTCCGTGCTCGACCATGCGTTTGGCCTTCTCGATCACCATCTCGGCCACCTGCACGTGGCGCTGCGCCGGCTCGTCGAAGGTGGAGGAGACGACCTCCGCCTTGACGGAGCGCTCCATGTCGGTCACCTCCTCGGGCCGCTCGTCGATGAGCAGCACTATCATCCTGACCTCGGGGTGGTTCGAGGTGATGGCGTTGGCCACGTTCTGCAGGAGCACCGTCTTGCCCGCGCGGGGCGGGGAGACGATGAGCGCGCGCTGCCCCTTCCCGATCGGCGTGAAGAGGTCCATTATGCGGGTGGAGTAGTTCTTCGCGTCGAACTCCAGCTTTATCCTCTGGTTAGGATAGAGCGGGGTGAGGTTGTCGAAGAGGGTCTTCTCCTTGGTCTTCTCGGGCCCCTCTAGGTTTATGGTCTCGACCTTGAGCAGGGCGAAGTAGCGCTCACCCTCCTTGGGCGGCCTGATCTGGCCGGCGATGGTGTCGCCGGTGCGCAGCCCGAAGCGCCGGATCTGCGAGGGCGACACGTAGATGTCGTCGGGGCCGGGCAGATAGTTGTAGTCGGGCGAGCGCAGGAAACCGAAGCCGTCGGGCAGGGTCTCGAGCACCCCCTCGCCGAATATCGCGCCGTTCTTCTCGGTCTGCGCCTGCAGGAGCGCGAAGATCAGCTCCTGCTTGCGCATCGCGGCGGCGTTCTCGATCTTGAACTGGTTGCCCATCTCCAGGAGCTCGGCGATCTTCTTCTTCTTCAGTTCGTTGAGGTGCATATGTCCATTCTTCCTTTCTCTCCCGCGCCGGACAGGGCAC
This window contains:
- the rho gene encoding transcription termination factor Rho gives rise to the protein MHLNELKKKKIAELLEMGNQFKIENAAAMRKQELIFALLQAQTEKNGAIFGEGVLETLPDGFGFLRSPDYNYLPGPDDIYVSPSQIRRFGLRTGDTIAGQIRPPKEGERYFALLKVETINLEGPEKTKEKTLFDNLTPLYPNQRIKLEFDAKNYSTRIMDLFTPIGKGQRALIVSPPRAGKTVLLQNVANAITSNHPEVRMIVLLIDERPEEVTDMERSVKAEVVSSTFDEPAQRHVQVAEMVIEKAKRMVEHGNDVVILLDSITRLARAYNSVVPPSGKILSGGVDSNALHKPKRFFGAARNIEEGGSLTIIGTALIDTGSRMDEVIFEEFKGTGNMEIHLDRKLMEKRIFPCVDINKSGTRKEELLLNEEELGKVWILRKMLQPLNQIDAMEFLLDKVAPCKTNKEFLMSMNQ